In Sinorhizobium numidicum, the following proteins share a genomic window:
- a CDS encoding sarcosine oxidase subunit gamma family protein, whose amino-acid sequence MSEFRIALRPALGSAVKPAPRGVAMTAMPEGHVVQVLGSPQGPDLSKMLLGKNAGASPHAVRSAGPGQWFIVGDTPLSHSEFTTIATGLKPHAAAVDQSHGRVRIRLEGAMVERTLAKGTAVDLDLRMFPVGNSTTTLLGHISVHLTRVDVAAFEIMVLRGFAESLWENLVRMNVEFA is encoded by the coding sequence ATGTCTGAATTCCGCATTGCACTTCGCCCGGCGCTCGGCTCGGCAGTCAAACCGGCACCGCGAGGCGTCGCAATGACGGCCATGCCGGAGGGACACGTCGTTCAAGTTCTCGGGAGCCCGCAGGGGCCGGACCTGTCGAAGATGCTGCTTGGAAAAAACGCGGGCGCTTCCCCCCATGCCGTGCGTTCTGCGGGTCCCGGACAATGGTTCATCGTTGGGGATACGCCGCTTTCTCACAGCGAATTCACGACGATCGCGACCGGACTCAAGCCGCATGCGGCGGCCGTCGACCAGAGCCATGGACGCGTACGCATTCGGCTGGAGGGCGCCATGGTCGAGCGAACGCTCGCCAAGGGCACGGCGGTCGATCTCGACCTTCGCATGTTCCCGGTCGGCAATTCGACCACGACCTTGCTTGGGCATATCTCCGTGCATCTCACCCGCGTCGACGTCGCGGCTTTCGAGATCATGGTCTTGCGCGGTTTTGCCGAGAGCCTTTGGGAAAACCTCGTGCGCATGAACGTGGAATTCGCGTGA
- a CDS encoding cytochrome c — translation MWALRAAIVSVAAVFLAVIVFLLFAWRSEIPRDASAAEADFAPELIAKGAQLAALGNCIACHTVPGKPAFSGGLAVPTPFGTIHSTNITPDRETGIGGWSEAAFERAMREGVNRQGKHLYPAFPYDHFTHVTAEDNRALYAFLMTRAAVKAEAPKNDLPFALQFRPILAAWKLLSLESGEFEPDTGQSEAWNRGRYLTEGLGHCGACHTPRNAFGAEDRDRHFGGGEAEGWQAYAINGNSKAPIPWNEESIAFYLRNGWHEFHGVSRGPMAEVTGNLSRIPDSDVVAISTYVASIMGDPTPERAERAKGLIEQFEGDRLEQAADSQSSLISASGGHPGEAIYLAACASCHEGRRRQPFGGLNFALSTAVNAPNPQNIVNVVLFGLPPADGEASAVMPAFQHLLNDQQMADLLAYMRERFSEEAPWSGLAELTADTRSGEYKVTIRPSDGIERAPHNVGAEEEL, via the coding sequence GTGTGGGCATTGAGGGCGGCGATCGTTTCCGTAGCGGCTGTATTCTTGGCTGTGATCGTTTTCCTGCTTTTCGCGTGGCGTTCTGAAATCCCAAGGGATGCCTCGGCGGCGGAGGCGGATTTCGCTCCCGAGCTCATCGCAAAGGGGGCGCAACTGGCTGCGCTCGGCAATTGCATTGCCTGCCACACCGTTCCCGGCAAACCGGCGTTTTCCGGCGGCCTTGCCGTGCCGACGCCCTTCGGCACGATTCACTCCACCAATATTACCCCCGATCGGGAGACGGGCATTGGCGGCTGGAGTGAAGCCGCCTTCGAGCGCGCCATGCGCGAGGGCGTCAATCGGCAAGGCAAGCACCTCTACCCGGCCTTTCCCTACGACCACTTCACGCATGTGACGGCAGAGGACAATCGGGCCCTCTACGCCTTTCTCATGACCCGTGCGGCAGTGAAGGCCGAAGCCCCGAAGAACGACCTCCCATTCGCTCTTCAGTTCCGCCCGATTCTTGCCGCCTGGAAACTGCTATCCCTTGAAAGCGGCGAGTTCGAACCGGATACCGGCCAAAGCGAGGCATGGAACCGCGGGCGCTATCTTACCGAGGGTCTCGGCCACTGCGGCGCTTGCCATACACCGCGCAACGCGTTCGGCGCCGAGGATCGCGATCGGCATTTTGGCGGCGGCGAGGCGGAAGGCTGGCAAGCTTACGCGATCAACGGCAATTCCAAGGCACCCATTCCATGGAACGAAGAAAGCATCGCCTTCTACCTCCGCAACGGCTGGCATGAATTCCACGGCGTCTCGCGCGGACCAATGGCAGAGGTGACGGGCAATCTCTCGCGGATTCCGGACAGCGATGTCGTGGCGATCTCCACTTACGTCGCTTCCATCATGGGGGATCCCACGCCCGAACGCGCCGAAAGAGCGAAAGGATTGATTGAACAGTTCGAAGGGGATCGCCTTGAGCAGGCGGCCGACAGTCAGAGTTCTCTCATTAGCGCGTCCGGTGGTCATCCCGGCGAGGCGATTTACCTTGCTGCCTGCGCAAGTTGCCATGAAGGCCGGCGGCGGCAGCCCTTCGGCGGCCTGAATTTCGCCCTCAGCACGGCCGTCAATGCACCCAACCCGCAAAACATCGTCAACGTCGTCTTGTTCGGCCTGCCGCCGGCAGACGGCGAGGCAAGCGCGGTCATGCCGGCCTTCCAGCATTTATTGAATGATCAGCAGATGGCCGATCTGCTCGCCTATATGCGCGAACGGTTTTCCGAGGAGGCGCCATGGAGTGGGCTCGCGGAACTCACCGCAGATACCCGCTCCGGTGAGTACAAGGTCACAATCCGACCATCGGACGGCATAGAAAGGGCGCCGCACAATGTCGGCGCCGAGGAGGAGTTATGA
- a CDS encoding TOBE domain-containing protein: MHRAGSYGDHFRANIRVGAVELVGAESYVHGTLLKGEPPIFHVPGRSRIAMDDEVEVVAPPESLHCFDATVGRL; this comes from the coding sequence ATGCACCGAGCCGGGTCCTACGGGGATCACTTCAGGGCAAACATACGCGTCGGTGCCGTCGAACTCGTCGGCGCCGAAAGCTACGTGCATGGCACGCTGCTAAAGGGTGAGCCCCCGATCTTCCATGTCCCCGGTCGCTCGCGCATCGCCATGGATGATGAGGTCGAGGTCGTCGCCCCACCGGAAAGTTTGCACTGCTTCGATGCCACAGTCGGGCGTCTATGA
- a CDS encoding ribokinase: MGAPVILSIGSINADLEFRNFRSLRDQGTIRTGGFAERPGGKGANAAFFTHRMGAPTILLGRVGSDHYADIALQPLRSAGMELSGVTITNEAPTGIAIVAVPKDGNKTMLCASNANMLWDASAIELVHKTILTAADNSILIADFETSRNVLEVAFTSAEQRGFRILVDPTFPEEIDLSLLRRFYAITPNQTEAEGLLERKIVTEEDAADAAKELHERGVDIVCVKLSRGGCVFCHQGEMSMLAAPKVEVVDKTGAGDAFVGALAAALYEGRRPVEAARWGVAASSISVTRMGAQASYPDRQEFLDFLSKLPK, translated from the coding sequence ATGGGAGCACCGGTTATTCTATCCATCGGCAGTATCAATGCCGATCTCGAGTTCAGGAATTTTCGTTCCCTCAGGGATCAGGGAACGATCCGAACAGGCGGTTTCGCCGAGCGCCCGGGCGGAAAGGGCGCAAATGCCGCCTTCTTCACGCATCGAATGGGCGCGCCGACCATTCTGCTCGGTCGAGTGGGCTCTGACCACTACGCCGACATAGCTCTTCAACCACTTCGCAGTGCCGGCATGGAGCTCTCCGGTGTCACCATCACGAACGAAGCTCCCACCGGCATAGCGATCGTCGCAGTTCCGAAAGATGGCAACAAAACCATGCTTTGCGCATCCAACGCGAATATGCTTTGGGACGCATCAGCGATCGAACTCGTGCACAAGACCATTTTGACCGCGGCGGACAATTCTATCCTGATCGCCGACTTCGAAACTTCGAGAAACGTTCTGGAGGTGGCGTTCACGAGCGCTGAACAACGTGGATTCCGGATCCTGGTAGATCCGACATTTCCGGAAGAAATCGACCTCTCGCTGCTTCGGCGCTTCTACGCGATCACCCCCAATCAGACGGAGGCGGAGGGTCTTCTCGAGAGGAAGATCGTTACGGAGGAGGATGCGGCGGACGCGGCGAAAGAACTGCACGAACGCGGCGTGGACATTGTCTGCGTGAAGCTGTCGCGGGGCGGCTGTGTTTTTTGCCACCAAGGCGAGATGTCCATGCTTGCGGCCCCCAAAGTGGAGGTCGTCGACAAGACGGGTGCGGGCGATGCCTTCGTCGGTGCTTTGGCAGCCGCCCTTTATGAGGGCCGCCGTCCTGTGGAAGCTGCGCGGTGGGGCGTAGCGGCGTCCTCCATTTCCGTTACAAGAATGGGTGCTCAGGCCTCCTATCCCGATCGACAGGAGTTTTTGGACTTCTTATCGAAGCTGCCGAAATAG
- a CDS encoding MBL fold metallo-hydrolase, with the protein MVLFVQPKLANDAFGDAGLLLDFSFGGRAILFDLGDLSRLPGRTLFRVRHVFVSHMHMDHFVGFDKLLRLFLRRIARVHIFGPPGLTDAVEAKLRAYTWNLLDETSEDFSIVAADWNLNDNTVRSQFRARNRFLREPLGIEVMPRGLLLVEPDFQIEAVELDHGIPCLAFAFQESLRVNVHKARLDQLGLPVGPWLTEAKRLVRAEADPSVMVTVKENHAVQLKDLLSAEVLVTGPGERVVYATDLAFSKVNVDKLLVLARGADYLFIEGGFLEEDKAIAASKRHLTAFQAGTIAAAARVSRAVPMHFSPRYLGREQSVIEEFQTALTTGSLPSWP; encoded by the coding sequence GTGGTTTTGTTCGTTCAGCCCAAACTGGCGAATGATGCATTCGGCGACGCTGGGCTGCTTCTCGACTTCAGCTTTGGTGGCCGTGCAATCCTGTTTGATCTCGGCGACCTGTCCCGACTTCCGGGCCGAACACTTTTCAGAGTTCGCCACGTTTTCGTGTCGCACATGCACATGGATCACTTCGTCGGGTTCGATAAGCTTCTCCGGCTTTTCCTTCGTCGCATCGCAAGAGTTCACATCTTCGGCCCGCCCGGCCTGACTGATGCCGTCGAGGCCAAGCTCCGAGCCTATACATGGAACCTCCTGGACGAGACATCCGAGGATTTCTCGATTGTCGCAGCAGATTGGAACCTCAACGACAATACCGTTCGCAGCCAATTCCGAGCACGCAACCGCTTTCTCCGCGAGCCGCTCGGTATCGAGGTGATGCCCCGCGGGCTCCTGCTGGTCGAGCCGGATTTTCAGATCGAAGCGGTAGAACTCGACCACGGCATTCCATGTCTCGCATTTGCATTTCAGGAGAGCTTGCGGGTAAATGTTCACAAGGCGAGGCTGGACCAGCTTGGTCTTCCTGTTGGCCCCTGGCTGACTGAGGCCAAGCGCCTGGTCAGGGCGGAAGCGGACCCGAGCGTGATGGTCACAGTTAAGGAGAACCATGCGGTCCAACTGAAAGACCTTCTGTCCGCTGAAGTGCTTGTCACAGGTCCGGGCGAGCGTGTGGTATACGCAACGGATCTCGCCTTCTCGAAGGTGAACGTCGACAAATTGCTGGTACTGGCGCGCGGCGCGGACTACCTCTTCATCGAAGGCGGCTTTCTCGAAGAGGATAAGGCAATCGCCGCATCAAAACGCCATCTGACCGCCTTTCAGGCAGGAACGATTGCCGCAGCGGCGCGCGTTTCAAGAGCCGTTCCAATGCATTTTTCGCCGCGCTATCTCGGTCGTGAGCAGTCGGTGATTGAGGAATTTCAAACAGCTCTTACCACCGGGTCCCTGCCCTCGTGGCCTTGA
- a CDS encoding BON domain-containing protein — translation MADDWYGRERRDRRDREGWRTRERDREEREERGMYGSLREPYRGDRLGYDDRRQRSGYDAGGRQTWSTDELGYSDRGYNAGGYRTGYYGERGNPDFAGWAEALATFDPYENRPGFQNRSGQEGWPGGQRGRREMGQFSGKGPRGYTRSDDRIKEDVNDRLTDDPWLDASDIEVAVSGGEVTLTGHVSNRQDKRRAEDCAEAVSGVSYVQNNLRIRSQAESTASPVSSSMT, via the coding sequence ATGGCAGATGACTGGTATGGACGAGAGAGGCGCGACCGTCGAGATCGTGAAGGCTGGCGGACCCGGGAACGTGACCGTGAAGAACGTGAAGAAAGAGGCATGTACGGCTCATTGCGCGAACCCTACCGCGGCGACAGGCTCGGCTATGATGACAGGCGGCAGCGGTCCGGTTACGACGCCGGCGGTCGCCAGACATGGTCCACCGACGAACTCGGCTATTCCGACCGCGGCTATAATGCAGGCGGCTATCGCACTGGCTACTATGGCGAGCGGGGAAACCCTGACTTTGCCGGTTGGGCAGAGGCGCTAGCGACCTTCGATCCCTATGAGAACCGCCCCGGTTTCCAAAACCGGTCCGGTCAGGAAGGCTGGCCCGGCGGTCAGCGGGGCCGTCGCGAGATGGGGCAATTCAGTGGCAAAGGACCGCGCGGCTACACCCGTTCCGACGACCGCATCAAGGAAGATGTCAACGATCGCCTGACGGACGATCCCTGGCTTGATGCTTCCGACATCGAAGTTGCAGTTTCGGGTGGCGAAGTTACGTTGACAGGACATGTATCGAACCGGCAGGACAAGCGCAGAGCCGAGGACTGCGCAGAGGCCGTCTCGGGTGTCTCGTATGTTCAAAACAACCTTCGCATCAGATCGCAAGCTGAAAGCACCGCTTCGCCGGTTTCTTCGTCGATGACCTGA
- a CDS encoding DUF2905 domain-containing protein, with protein sequence MSRILIIIGLVIVALGVLWPWLSRFGIGRLPGDILIQRGNFTIYLPITTGLLFSIALSVILWLINR encoded by the coding sequence ATGTCCCGAATCCTCATCATCATCGGTCTTGTTATCGTTGCGCTCGGTGTTCTCTGGCCATGGCTCTCGCGTTTTGGTATTGGGAGGCTTCCGGGCGACATCCTGATCCAACGCGGGAATTTCACCATTTACCTCCCGATCACTACCGGGCTGCTTTTCAGCATTGCGCTTTCGGTGATCCTCTGGCTGATCAATCGTTAG